GCTTGAAATGACAGAATCACCCAGTGCAATGCAAAATGATTCAACTTTACCATTGATTCTCAAAACTGGACAAAAGTCTAGAATGGTGCACCCGTTGATGAAGTGGGTTAATTTAGATGAATCGTCTTTAGATGTggataaagaagataatGCGTTGAATCCTTGGCGAGTAGTGTGAACTAGCTCATGAAAAGTTGTAGTTGGAGGTTTCAATTCAAAAGGTTGGAAAACGTTACCTAGTAACATTGCAATGTCTCTAAATCTCTTGAAATCGAGATTAAAGCCGCCAATTATCTGTTTGGAGCTCAAAAACTGAAACTTTTTATTGGTAAAGTCgatatcaacaataaaattaTCAAGCCTTTCTAACAAGAGACAATCGTTCGAGGAATATATTGCATTGATAACTCCAGCTTCTAGCATATATAGCAATTGATGGTGTTGAGTGTATGGAGCAACGAGGTATTCTAGTTCATTTTCATGTAAAATAATCATAATTTCATCCATCAACAATCTGATGAGATAAGGATTACTTAAATCTCTGAATGATATATCAGCTTCGGGATTGGCAACTTTAGTTTTCCATGAAGCTTTCAGATGTTTTTCATATTGCAATTCCGGTTGTTGTAAGTAAGAAAATTGAGTAATTGGTTTTATACCTGGAAAAACATAAACAGGTTTTATATCGAGTGACTCCATATGTTGTGCATCAGCTATGATTCTGGATTTGAGTGATATTGGAAAACCTCCTATTGCTTCAAAAGTTGGATCTGTTCCAGGAGGCAAAAGCACATTGATATAGTGTTGGATGTCAATACCAATTACGGCATTTTTGAGATCATCTAAACTTGAGATTTCTGCAGAGTATTGTAATGTTCTAATAGGCATTTTCAATTACGAATGTGTGGAAGTAGTTAGTGATTGTTGAAGTATGTATGTAATAAACAAAGGATTCCAAATGACACAGTTGTAAAAATTCTCGACGCAGAAACCTGAAATTTTAACCATCAGACTTCCAATTCAAATTACCGTGTGCAACCATTGTATAGATCAAGATTTCCTTGTTGCTCATATATCATTACTTAGCATGCTCTGTAAAGGGACATGAAATGTGCTTTGTATTTTctatttaaaaaaaaatgattgcaagaaaattgaatgtAGTCTTGATGGATTGcttcaatatatttatatatctTGAAACTTAGAAACCAGTTTCCACAAAGTCATGCATGCAGAAGACGGTGTTTTCCATTTGAAGTATTTTCCAACTGAAGAACAACCAGTCACCCTCTTTATCCAACTTCGTATATCTTTGTCATCCGTATCAGATTTTTAGATATTTAGAGTGTACATTTCGATGCagtttgaaagaaaacgGATATGGGATTATTTTCTAATATATACATCCTTTGCTACGTTTATCTGCAGTTTTTTTCCCCGTATTGGCAAAGATATATGTTTAGTGTGTAAGTATTCTACAGGAATAGtatgcttttttttttttgcaaaagaTCTAGTTTTCCTAGCATTCTTTCTTAAAAGCTCTTCTACacttcaaataaataaagTGCTGTCTACGATATTCGCTGGACTTTGTTCTGGGATCACTGGTTACATTATTACTCTTATTATAATCGCTTCTTACATGGCTTTCGAGGCACAAAAACTTCCATTACGAATACAAATATCATATTCTCATTATCTTAACGTAAAAGTATCATTCTGTGCAGACAGCAAATCTAGCTACTTAGGAACTATGTAGTTCCTCCTTCTTAGTATTTCGCTTAGAAATATGTTGCTAACTCCTTTTACACTTCACACAGCCTCCTTTTCGCCAGAGTCTATTGCATCAAGCTTCATATGTTAGATATTTCCGTTAACCGGATTGGCCCATCCTTTGAAGTGATTAGCAAAATACCTGTTCTCGATGTAAGccacaaaagaaaagaaactcAAAATTAAACTTTAAAATTATGGTGAAAAAATGTCCTC
The Pichia kudriavzevii chromosome 2, complete sequence DNA segment above includes these coding regions:
- a CDS encoding uncharacterized protein (PKUD0B02945) — protein: MQFERKRIWDYFLIYTSFATFICSFFPRIGKDICLVCKYSTGIVCFFFFAKDLVFLAFFLKSSSTLQINKVLSTIFAGLCSGITGYIITLIIIASYMAFEAQKLPLRIQISYSHYLNVKVSFCADSKSSYLGTM